The genomic DNA TAAACCCATCTGGAGGTTGACctgtgcaggtttttgggttgtccaggtccTTAGAGAGTTGTAGATAGGATCGGCTGCATCTTCAGGGGAGCGAAGACGTGTCTTGCTGTTGCACTTGACGCTCATGAAGCTATTTTAAGGAATGTCACAAAAATACATTCCgtgtgcatgtggtaagtgtttcgtgaagtatttttaaggataatGACATACAGGTAATGCTGTCCTACGGTTCCCTTACACtgcactctagtcattagtaaggctTGTGCACTGGCTCTAAATGACTACATGCAAATGTTGCATGCACGGGGTGTTATGCAAATTGCAACTACCCATTAGATCTTTTCAAAAACTGACTAGTTTTCAAATTTCTAACAGCTAAGGTGCAAGCATGGGTGAGCACAGTTGGCATGCATGTATCACTGGAATAGCACTACTGGGCTCTCTGTGCAGGGCACAGATTTTGAGGGacttgaaaacataaaaaatccgTATGACACACCTGCGTGTCACTTACCCTTACGTGTTGCTTAAATGTTTACTACAACCTGTTGCCGGCTGCTTGgcctcagaaaaaaaacatgactgaatgttttttctgtgcACGCTCACCGAGTGGTCTACAATCTTGTGCAGGGCACCTGCATTCAGGTTTCCCAGTTTTTCACCCCCAGACAGCCCATTTCCACCTCTAAGGGCTGTTGTAATCAAGAAATTATGAAAATGGTCCTTCggcaaaaaagttttgaacaccAGGTTTTATCATTTGTCTCTGTGTGCTCTTCATACAACTCTGACAGTAATATGATAAACCCTTGTGTCTCTTAGCTAACTTTACATCATTCTGTTGAAGGTCAAGGTGCACTGTTATAATAGTAGGGGGGAGGGCAGAGTACATCCTGGAGGTGAAGTTTAAGTCTAAATAGTTTGACACTTATCTATTTATCCTGTAACCTCACGCTGCTCTTGctctttctgctgtttttcttcgATCACCACACTTGAGAGAATATCATTGAGCacatacattttcatttcattgttgACGGTTAAGCCATTTTTCCtgcaccaaaaaataaaaaaaagagtgaaaagtGATGGACAGTTAATGGCATTTTGACGATCAAGACAGAAAGAGCACTACATTAGCTGAGTCACCTTACATTTTACATGTTGAAAGACACTGAAACAGTGGCTGCTGTAAAACTCAACAACGGGATGTGAGTCTACATCATTTAGAGAAGTGATAATTATGAGTGAAACAGATGACAGGACCCTACAGGGGGAATCTAAGACACTCCTTCTATTTCTTATCTGAAACATATATTTTCCCAGAGTGCATCAGAGATGGGAAAATATTATGGTACGTCTATATTAAAGTCAGAGGCTTTGATACACTGTGCTGACTGCTTTAAACAAGAATTTCTGCTTCTGATGTTTTGCCATCAGAAGTTTCTTATATAAGACtataaaaaggataaatattAACTGAGGGCACCCTGGTGGATATATTTTGCATCGCATATTCAAACAAAAGGGCCGTATTTGCACTACACTGGAAAACTGAGTAGAAGGAGACGAAGGAAGCCACTTGCGCAAATGTCAAAACCATTCTATAAGAGAAGACATCGTGTCCAGATGCAATGACTCAActttaagacattaaaaaatcaaaaggttTTGCCCAAATTTTGCAGCCATATAACTGTGAACCAGGCCATTCTGCAGTAGGAGCATGTTTCGGCACTGTCTTCCCAACGGAGTTCATGAAATGACTTCAGTTTCCAATAAAAGATTCAGCATCCCTTCAAACAAGATAACAAAGCCTTCCTACAAACTTAATGAATACCACAaggaaaaaaggattttctctTGGTTCCACTTCCTAAACTTTTGTTCTGCTTCCAGAATGACCGTCTTCATTCAATGTCAGAGTTTCCCTAATGGAGTGTTCCTATTAGTAGAAGTAGGAATGCACTTTccctcaaactcattttgacaggtgatcTTTGACCCTACCCCATCCATTTTCACAAGCAGATTTTCAAAAGCATCTTAATGactattttaaagataaatgctaCTGTTACACAATGCAATGATTTTAGGGTTTCAaatttttgaatgtgtttttttctcattcattccattttatttattgctctTGTAacccctttctttctttcttaaaaggtcttgccttttgccaggccacagttgaaaataaggATGTTGTTTGTAATTCcctggataaataaagatttaaattgaagaaaaaaataaattttatagGTAatctttgaccctacaccatccatcacaTTTATTTGACAGGTGGCAGATGGTTTTGTATAAatctttttacaaaatgtatattaaataataattaaacgGTTATTTGAGGAGACCTTATTTGAtcaataaatttgtttaaatcaaccaaattgTCCGATGCATCTGACTTTATCtaactggaaaaaagaaagcagtGAGAGTTATGGCACCTGTTTACCCTAGCCCCCTAAATTGAGGTATTACCCGAAATCAAGTTTCTAATCCTTCCATGAGCTGTGGCGGGAAGAACCCTGGAAGATGTAACCTTTTCAAGAGAGaataggaatatactttccatcaaactcattttgacaggtgctcCGCCCCTAACCCCATCCCTCAAGATGACAAAacaatttatatacattttttattaaaactgttgCATCATCTTGAGGGTTGGGCACCTTGTGTATGGTCAGAgttcacctgtcaaaatgagtttgagggTAAGTATTGTAGCGACTGACTGACGTTGTTGGGGCTCTGTTATATGTGTTAATGTGTTCTGTGTTACATTGTTGCTCCAGTCAGTGGATGAGTGTGATTGGATGCGTGTGGGAGTGGGCGGAGGAGCAGGACAATATAGGGGTGGATGCTGGAGCATGGTGGGAGAATAAATGAGGTATGAACAAAGGAAGTTCGCATTATCTTTTGTGCTGTATTCGGCGTGGTTACGGCCGACAGTAACCgttaaaagtaattaaaaagcTTCGCGGTTGGAAACGGTCGCCTCCGCTTCTTTATTGCGTCCAGCAGGACGCTACACTGGTGTCAGAAGTCAAACACCGGAGTTTTCGGCTAACTCAGTCAAGCTAGCGCGGCGCGCGACATGGCCGTTCAGCGGGACAGGACCGGCGCTCGCCCAAAAATCAAGGAGGTGCTCTCCTGGCTCCAAAGGACTCTTTGAAAAGTTTGATGCTCTGAGGATGAAGGATGGAGTACTTCAGAGGGCCTGGAAAGAACCGGCTACAGGGGAAGAACGGTGGCAGGTGGTGGTCCCTCGTACGCTGAGAGACTCAGTCCTCCAAGGTTGCCATGGAGCTGCAGGGTCTGGACACTTTGGCGTGTCAAAGACCCACCGTCGCCTCCGTCAGGGGTTCTACTGGGGCCAGCTTAGGAGGGACGTGGAAGACTTCTGCCGCCGCTGCGACATCTGTACAGCGCATAAAGGTCCCCCTGATCGGTTTTAGAATTCCTCATACATTTCAGCACTTCATCGCCCAGTCTAATCAGGTCTGCACAGATTTGTAGGACtaagttccaaaaaaaaaacaaaaaaaaaacattgatccCAAGATAATTGACATCAATCTCGATTAGGAAATTATATTTTGCAGAGGAGACATGAAGGGTGCTTCTGAAATGTAAAGCAGTAGGAGCCTCTGATTGCATAAAGTGGCTGCAGTTAGTGATGGCTGGTGTGACTCAGCTGGATTGTTGAGTGAAGCAGTCAGGAAACATCTGTTATCTGGAAGCAGACGCTGCTTCCACATGCAGAAAGGAGCCACTCGATATGATTTGGGCATTAAATTCTAGtgaatatttttccaaaatgtccCCTGCACAAGGCCTTGGTTATAGATCGGGAAACTTCTGAAGAGATTATAGCTCAGGGCCCACGTGGACACGCTTCAGGTTTCCCTAAATGAGTagcagaatgttttttaaatagaaaaaatatttaggatttCTGCTTTGACTGCTACCTTTGTGACCTTTCTGTAGTTAAAAATCTAGATTGTATgtaacatgacaacaaaaatttactttttgtaaCAATCATATTATATGATTAGTTAAAACTGTGATGTGTTAGAAAACAATATCATTGGAAGCatggttatttttatttcctgctgttctgcttttcagtctttgtctttcttttaatttttttcttccttgtgAGCTGTTTGGAGATTTGTTCAGTTCTGTTGCTAAATGAgggaaatatggaaaaaaacaggagcaacttctgtcacatttctATAATTTAAACTCATTGTAATGGTAATGTATGATATTCACAGTATGCAGAACCATTTGGCTTTGTCTTGCTGTTTGCTTCCATAAAGTGAATACAGATTAACATGTTGTCCAAACTGATAAGCCAAACTGGACTTTTGTGCTTGTGTCCGTCTCAAGCCTgaatttaatatgaaaatacaATGTTTCATTGTCTGCTGGAGAAATCAGTTTTTTGCACTTGTGTTTGTCATGCTGCATTCCTGTTGTGTTCGGTTGGGCTGAATATTGAAATGCTTTCATTtgccattttgtttaaaaataccagATTGCTTGCTGACAGCGATAAGAGCTGCACATTTACCAAATGAATTAGGAAATAGCAAGTAGTGATTGGGTATAATGTTTAATACTCACTTAGTGCCAAGCTGCAATGCAGCTACAGCCTTTTCTTCTCTCTTGAAGGATACCTTGTGTGTTCTTGCAACCCAAGTGATAATGTTGGTTCCTAAACTATTTGCAGTGTTGCACAGGTAGAGctgtcaacctctgatcagaaaatCGCAGGTCTGGTTCCTGTTTTGTCCACCCTATGTGATGAAATGTcccaagacactgaaccccacagtGGTTAGGATAACAGTGCAGCCGTTGATGTGTGTATGCATTGGTGAATGGGATTGTGACAGTGAAGGTTTTAGGTCATCAAGGAATATAGAAAACTGCTAAATGTGTATatacaatttattatttaacaatttattcaacatttaaacaattgaaataatttaaaaatgtatttaaaaaaaatcaaaagagcaCAAAGGTCTAGcagtacacacacaaaaaaagatatgGTCGCTGGTTAAGAATAATTGTATTTGTATTGATCTTTCAAAGCAGAAATGTCACTGTTGTCACACATGCTGATGGAATGTGGAAAAGCTTTGGCTTAGACCATCCTTCTTAATtgttataattttctttaatgctGTATTGCACTGGAGTTTGAATTATCCTTGTATAAATATAAgacacttttgttttagcagctCAGTGGGCTGGGTGTAGGGCTGTCACGCAGGAATCCTGGGTTCAATCCCCGGGGTGTGCATTGAGCCtaatccagattgggtccttcgGCAAGACCCTTGACTGACGCTGCTTTGTAACTTGGTTCCCTGCGCTTACCAAATATAGGGTTGAGTTAGTTTCTGAATGATAGACTTCCTGGGtctaaaagtcacaaaaaccacaaaagggctctttatattaattttatCTGTCAAATTGAAGTAAATCCAGAGGGTTGGTCTGGATGTACAGGAGCCAGGGAAGTAAAATCAAATCACAGGGTAATTTACTGTGGAGACTCCTGAAGGAAGtggccaaaatgaaaaacaaattaagtgCAGGTAGAGGTTTtacttgaaaatatatttttttgtgatacaaaAGAGAGGAAACTAATTGTAATGTGTGATTATTTCATGAACTCAGACAATCAAGTCAATTAACAACAATTGGAACACTTGCTTTAACTTTTAATCtactcaaaggaaaaaaagtgtaagaTTATGCACcaacttgaatatttttaagttgACAAACTACAGTTTTATCTTCAATCAGGACATGGCCAGAAATATCAAAGTCCAGCGCGTTCCAGTTCAGCACATTTCCTGGAGTGAAGTGCAGGTTTTCCATGTAGTTTTGGATCTCACACGGTGATAGGATGTAGTCCCACATGTGGACATCTGACATCATGCCGACAAAGCTCTGATTAATGTCAAACCCTCCACCATGTTTGTCTTGTTCCTGTGGGGGATCCAAAATGATGACAAATGAAGAATAGAGATTTAATGTTCTGATGAGTATGCACAATAACTATCAAactgttctaaaaaaatgttttatgtgaaTATTACCTGTCCTAAAATAACTATAGGTTGCCCAATGATGGCTTCTCCAGACCTTATAAATTTCCTGATTGAAGGTACCCCATCAAACCACATTTGTCCGAGTCCAGTCACAGAGTCCCATGTGGTGCAGATGGAGTGCCACTTGTTTGACTTGTAGTCCCATTCCCTATAACCAGCCGCTGTAGTAGTTTTGACATAGGTCTGCATCTCTTGGACCACATTGTGCCAGAAAACCAGGTAGGCATTGTCGTCAGAGGGTGTGGCTATAGAAAAGATTGCGTGGTCTCTTTTAAGGTCTGTAACAGATCTTTTGGAGGAGACAAAAATGTCCATCGTTAAATTCTGAGGACATACAGTGATTTTTCTATGCAGTCGATAGATTTACCTGTGACAGACAGTTACAGCTTTGTAAACCTGATTTGCTAGACTCATCCTCACTTGAGCTGAGTTTGTTGGCTGGGGGAAGGTGAACATTTTTCCGGAAAGATCTaggaaaaatagcaaaagacaaaatgaaccaaaacccGGGTTCTTCTTACTCCACTTCCTTTTGCTGTTCTCCATATCACATCTTCTTAAGAGACCAAAAAAGGACTCCCAGAAACCTATTCTACCTCACTGTTTTACCTTCAGATTGTTTCTTTAACCAGCAAATAAGCTAGGGGAGCCAAGACAGTTTTAGCAATGTgggcaaataaaaatattaacaaaactaACCTTGGACCTTTGCAGTTGCGGTTCCCAGTAGCACAAGTAAAAGCAACAACTTCATCTGTTGGATGAAAGCAAAACATACAACCCATTAAAAGGCAGGAGAGATTTACCATGTGACAAACTAGAACATGtcatttcttcaaaacaaatacaagtaaagatagaaaaaatgaagaagtaaaacataaacagaTGTTGTCATATCAGGTGCCTCAATCTTACCTTGAATGACTGTTTAGTTTTGCTCTCTGTGAAGGGTCTGAAGTTTTTCCTCAGTCCTCCCTCCTTTATATGTGCTTTCTTTCACCTTTCCCTTTcagtttctcctcttttttttttttaatgaaccgAAACAATTGCGGTTGTTGTAGCTCCCACGTGAAATTGATTAGCTTTGTGCTCTTTTTATGTCTTTCCAAGAATAAGGGTGACAAAAAGATGAAGCTGTCATGGTTTATGATTAACCTTCTGTACGTGTTAGCTTCCTGTTGCCATGCCGGATCTTAACAGGTCAGTCTTGGTCCTCATCTTAAACTAGTGTAACCAACTTCAACGTTAAGCGATGGATTACAGTATTTTATTCAAGTGTATCCAACTATGGCCAGTATCAGAAGGATCCAAANNNNNNcagtttctcctcttttttttttttaatgaagcgAAACAATTGCGGTTGTTGTAGCTCCCACGTGAAATTGATTAGCTTTGTGCTCTTTTTATGTCTTTCCAAGAAAAAGGGTGACAAAAAGATGAAGCTGTCATGGTTTATGATTAACCTTCTGTACGTGTTAGCTTCTTGTTGCCATGCCGGATCTTAACAGGTCAGTCTTGGTCCTCATCTTAAACTAGCTATTAAATATAGTTGAACCGTACCATTATTCATCATCCAGATTTTTGTTCCATCTCTTCAATCTTGTTTTAACTGCCTTGCCATGAAATTGTTACCTTTACTGCTTTTGGTCTTGAAcgtttagcctttttttttatttttcttgccaTGCACCTAAGTCATGCTGCAAGATCTCAAAATATGACTTATCATTTTTAGAATAATCATTTCGCTACATCTTTGTAACATgttctgtattcagactggtgCTTTACCAGTGATTTCTGCTtcggaccaaagcttgtaaacaaaacaacatcactAAATATCTGTTCAGTCATTGGCAAGCAGTTACGAGttggttcaaaacaaaaagagaaagatggaggtgctACAGTGCTGTGGTTTACCAAGATTTTTCTCTTATTCAAActattcaaattattatttcagTGATCGATCTTGAGCATCTGTTTGAAAGCTGGTTTCAACAATTTAACTGCTACTTTGGCACAGTGGAAGCATGGTACAAGACAGTTGCTGGGAACGCTACGGGGTACGCTAGTAAGtgtgacatatagattgtcggGGAAAAGAAGTGAAAAGCAATGTTAAAAGTTTAGCCCaaattcatctgaccacatttcaatgagttgctgtgtctcattgttgtaGTGTAATGGCATTGTTTTcaagagaattctgttaaggaaCAACAATAAGGATGACATCACGGCAGCTTCCCATGTGCTTGCCATGTAACAGGATACTGAAAAACCAGAAAGAAGTGTCTTTAGCTGTGTTAAAATTAACGGTCCAACAAGAAGTTGGACCAATTACTTCCTTTTTGCTGACATGACAATCACTGCCTTAAATTTGTCCACAGTTGACTGAAAGCCTCATTCCTTACGTGTCCATTGCCGGctttggttcagttatttcaATCTTGGAGCTGATTGTATACAGACTGGGTAATCTGAGAGTAAACCGAAGTTCAATCCGACTGGAAATAAAcagagaccacctcgaaagatcgGTCtaagagcggttcctggtctaGGACTAAAGTTTGTTTGcacatattcagactgaaactttgtaaGGGAATTATGGGGGGAAATAAACTCTGGTTAACTTTAAGacgaccaaatgtgtccagcctgaatacacccttagtgCGTTCACACTTGGTGGGTGTGGGTTCATAACAAAACGCAGTGAAAGCAGATACATCAAGGATGTTGTAAGAGATAACTAATCGGTATCACTTTGTTTGGTAATTGCAAGTAAAAGTGACTTTGttagttaaaaattatttccaaCTGTCGATGCAtcccaaaaactataaaataccCTATGTGGAGGATCTGTAGACTTCAGCAAGAATAACATCAACAGAAGCATTGGATTGGTACCGACcaatacgtttttttgtttttaatattctaTAACAAATTAATGAGACCAAACAATTCCCATTCGTCCTGAAAAACAAGTGTCTAATTATGGTCACGGGAACTTGCTAACAGTTTTATATTTCTACATACAGTTTAATAACAATATTCAAGTATCAGATGACTTGCAGAGTTAAACgttaaaatatttatacacaCGATTTAAGCCTGTATTATACGGTTTTCTAATCATTAACAATGACACAGTTTTTATGTGctatttactgtttgtttttaaagttctatGTTATCTGGTTGCTTATCTTCGGAAGCTCAGAGCTACCACCCAgtgtaaatgataaaaatggcATATCATGTTATAACGTGACAAGTTTATTGTTCTAACAATATAACTTTCTTGTTTCTATCACGttcttacaataaaaatatattgttcgAACAATATCGTTTATTGtaagaacataaaaactttattgttcaaaCAATATAGTTTATTGTAAGAACGTAAAACGTGTTGCGTTCAGAAACCAAAACCTATCCCATTTCAGTAAAGTTGGATGGATATTCACAGATTCGGACTTCTGAGCTCAATAGCTCATATGAAAAACATTCAGATCTGACAGCAAGTATGTCAATCATTTTGTGTTATCACAAAGAGTGAGATTCAAATacaattcaaaagaaaaatgatcactTATTGCTGTTTAATGAGAAATGCTCTCTTTGAGCTGCAGTTAGAGACACAGCAGTGAGACGGCtgctaagggaccgtctacaaagtgcagGCTTGGGGAAAGGCcattctgtaaaaaaacaataatgtatCAATAACTAATAAATGTCTGCATTCATACGAGCTATTAATGAAGACTCGTCATCATTTTTATTCGACAAtaatttttggggaaaatatatatatatatgaggatttttaaaaaatataaatatggatCATATTGCAACACAAAATGCTCAATAGCTcctgattctggttccaacaacttcaagttgatcgaatcaactcttttcagctgttctgaaaccgaaaactaagtttgagaattttgagtccggGGACTCTGaattcaggtttgaactctaaatttgtttaacctacttcttgaaacgggcccctgctGACAGTTTCACATTTCCAcatacaatgaaaaaacaaaattgcagTATCCGACGACTTGCGGCGTTAAACATTACAATATTTATACACACGATCTAAGCCTgtattatatgtttttttaatcactaaCAATGACACAGTTTGTATGTGCAATTTACtgcattgtttttacagttctATGTTGTCTGGTTGTTGGTTACAGATTTCAGCAACACAACAGTACAATTTCAGTGggataataaatcaataaaaaaatatagttttatatttttgggatGAAGGTTActgataaaatcaaaaagccttgaagcaataaaaacattttaggggGTGCTTTTAtgttattcacatttttgtgttgtatGGTTACTTCCGGGTTATTGCACACCCAGAGAAACATTTTACCACTCATACCAGgttcatttaagaaaaactaaatattttgagaaaattattagaacttcagtcctgttataggctattttggggttaatttttttttttaaataaaaatggattgtTAAATATGCAATGCTtcgcgttgtcatggtaacagtgCACAGCAAGGATGGACAGAGCTCCACTCTAGGtcctttttgagaaaattatttGTCATGGGAacttaaaaaagcctttttatcTGTgagcataattcttgatttgttcaaaaataatgaTTTGCTTGTCtattcttaatttgtgcgtgcgtaatataggatttgtgcataactttgtatttgtacatgctttattcttgatttgtgcataactttggatttgtgcgtgcgtattctTAATTTGCAACTcataataagtaaaaaaaattacaaaattaaaaaaaaaaaaaatttacacatccacaaattaaattacaacagcttgaaactaattacacacaaaaatctttaaaaaatacacacaaatcaccTCTCGTACATGGATGAAACCTAAGTTACACATGGATTCCatcgtgagactcttttcacatctTACTGATTCATCCACgagtgatgcgtttaagtaCTTCTAGAATGCTGGGTaattagagttttcttatcagccgttttaaacttagattgtgaataatatctgatgaaacttgacattttcccactttcttaaacagataccCCCAATaactaatataaaaaagtctaaataaacatttttagaaacacttatcactttaaaaatcccaaataaagTATCTTATATAAAGtaagtaaaataaagtattttagcCAGAACAAAActctccagtgtttcctcaggtAAAAACACTGCTGGTGATCTGTTAAAACAAGAGTATGGCATATGAAATGGTAAATCTTATGGCATTGATTTTACCCATGAAGTGGTTTGCGAAGTCCTCACATGCAGCATTTGATGATGGCATGGAGGACCTGTTAAAATCTTTAagatatttattgttttggaaatagatttgattgtttttgttttctgagataatgtgaatgaatgaaatggtttattttaaacaatcaggtattaatacataaaataacattacataataaatcacaagttgatcgcttgaaagggagtgtaAGTAAGCTAATTTATGTAATCCTA from Oryzias melastigma strain HK-1 linkage group LG16, ASM292280v2, whole genome shotgun sequence includes the following:
- the LOC112143813 gene encoding C-reactive protein-like — protein: MKLLLLLVLLGTATAKVQDLSGKMFTFPQPTNSAQVRMSLANQVYKAVTVCHRSVTDLKRDHAIFSIATPSDDNAYLVFWHNVVQEMQTYVKTTTAAGYREWDYKSNKWHSICTTWDSVTGLGQMWFDGVPSIRKFIRSGEAIIGQPIVILGQEQDKHGGGFDINQSFVGMMSDVHMWDYILSPCEIQNYMENLHFTPGNVLNWNALDFDISGHVLIEDKTVVCQLKNIQVGA